TTGCTAATGCGGAAAACCGGGAGTATCAAACACACCAGATCTTAAAATCAGTATTTTTATAATCTTATTGCTTGTTATCATCGAATAAAAAATAAAAAGGAGAGAATAATAAAATGGCAAGAAGAGGCCATGTGATAATGTATATTTTTGATCTATCGCTATTTATATTTTTTTTCTATGTCTCTATTTTTAATCCAGAAAAAACCATATACATCGTTATTTTTACATTATTTATGCTAATTAAGCTATGCGCGTTATGGAAATCATACCAAAGCGTAGTGTTAATGTTTTTGTTTATGAGCACTTTTCTTGTGATGTTTATCCCGTTTTTTCTTTTTAATATAAAGATATCATTCTACAGGGATTTTCAAAATCATTATTATTTTTCCTATGTAGCAAGGGCAATATGCCTTTTTATTTTTACAATTTGGATGTCATGTTTTTTTAAAAAAAATAAAGCCGAAGACAATAGGTTGATCTCAATCACAAAAAACCTAAAAACAAAACCCAATTTAGCGATAACAATTATCATTGTGTCAACAATGATCTTTATTGCCATTTTTGGCCAAGGTGGTGAAAATATATTTTTATCTGGTGGCTATGGTAAAGGAGGAGGGAAAAAATTACTGGGTGGCCTAGCCATATTCGAATACTTCTTAATTTTTATGCCCATCTTCATGGCTTATAGTAATAGGAAAAATAAATCATTAATTTTTTTATTGTCTATTTTTTATGTTTTCAAGAATCTTTCCCTTGGCGGAAGAATAGAATCGCTACAAGTTATATTAATGTTATTCATTCTTTTCTTTGATGGGAAAATACCCTACAAAAAAGTGTTTGCATCTATGATTATATTAATGTTATTTTTAAATATTTGGGGTGTTTTTCGTGGAAACACCTCTATTGGGATAAAAAATGCATTAGGGACTAATGTTTTTGCAATTTACACCCTTTTTGATACTCAATCAGAGGTTATTTACACCTCTTCAGTCTATCAGAGCCTAAGAATAGACAATAGGCATGATAAAATTAAATTAATCAAGATGTTTGTTCTTTACATTATGAGTCTAATCATT
The uncultured Dethiosulfovibrio sp. genome window above contains:
- a CDS encoding O-antigen polymerase, with the protein product MARRGHVIMYIFDLSLFIFFFYVSIFNPEKTIYIVIFTLFMLIKLCALWKSYQSVVLMFLFMSTFLVMFIPFFLFNIKISFYRDFQNHYYFSYVARAICLFIFTIWMSCFFKKNKAEDNRLISITKNLKTKPNLAITIIIVSTMIFIAIFGQGGENIFLSGGYGKGGGKKLLGGLAIFEYFLIFMPIFMAYSNRKNKSLIFLLSIFYVFKNLSLGGRIESLQVILMLFILFFDGKIPYKKVFASMIILMLFLNIWGVFRGNTSIGIKNALGTNVFAIYTLFDTQSEVIYTSSVYQSLRIDNRHDKIKLIKMFVLYIMSLIIPSRFMPPEAYLHITASKVTNFGGGGLISSYFFTWLGYPGVILVGIAFSLFLFSIQNKNKSRSLIIFQAMVLSSYPRWFSYSPITLFKMCVYAVIMWGIFKVVRSFFLVTIPSRSLSSGVCQ